The Candidatus Zixiibacteriota bacterium DNA segment TCAGTACGAAACCGGGTACCGGCAGTGGTCTGGGGTTGGCCATTTGCAGAAGAATTGTCGATATATACAATGGTGAGATATCGGTGGTGTCCAATCTTGACAAGGGCGCTACTTTCAGTATATTATTGAGAACATAGCTTACAAGGTCTTTTTTGAATTATAAGGCAGCGATGGATAAACCGGGCAGAATTCTCGTGGTCGATGACGACCCGCTCGTCCTGGAAGCATTGGATCAGACTTTTTCCGATGAGTATCAGGTCGTTACAGCCTCCTCCGCAAACGAGGCCATACAAATCATTACGTCCGATGGCGCAATTGAGACGGTTGTGCTGGATATAAAAATGGCGAAGATGGATGGTCTTCAGGCCGCCTCGAAAATCAAAGAGATCGACCCGGAACTTCCCATCATTTTCCATACCGGTTATCCGGGCGACTACTCCGAGGACGATATCGAAAAAGGGCATCGCCCCTTTGACTACGTTGGCAAGAATGAGCGACCTTTCCGGCTGAAGCGTGCGGTTAAGAATGCTATCAGCTTCTATCGACTAAAGAGCGGCCATTCGGACCTGGTGGCCATCGCTCGCGACGATTATGGTATGGTTGGCAGGTCAGCGGCGATGCTTGATGTGTTCCGCACCATCGAGAAAATAGGTCCGACCGATAATAAGGTCATGATCCTGGGGCCTACCGGCACCGGCAAAGAGCTCGTCGCCAGGGCCATTCACAGAAAAAGCAAGCGAGCTGAAAACCCGCTGGCCATATTCAACTGCAATCACAAGGCCCCTGATCTTGTCGAGTCAGAGTTGTTTGGCCATCTGCGAGGCTCGTTTACGGGCGCTGTCGCCGATAGAATCGGGATGTTCGAATTTGCCGACAACGGCACCGTCTTCCTCGATGAAATCGGTGACCTCGACATCACGACCCAGGCAAAAATCCTCCGGGTGTTGGAAACGGGGGAGATGCAGCGAATAGGCTCGCCGCAGGTAGTGAAGGTCGATGTCAGGCTGATTTGCGCTACGCACCATGATCTACCCACCCGTGTGATGGAGAAAACCTTTAGGGAAGACCTGTATTATCGTCTCAAGGGAGTTACTATCAAGCTGCCTGCCCTGAAAGAACGCCGCGAAGACATCCCGGAGCTCATCGACTTTTTCTCGAAGCGGTACTGTCGGCGCATTGGCAGTGGCCTCAAAATCTTCGAACCATCGGCAAGGGATTTCCTCATTGAGTACGATTGGCCCGGTAATGTCCGACAGCTACTCGACACCATTCAATCGCTTATCGACCTCTCCGCCTCTTATTATATCACCAGGAAGGAAGTTGAGCGGTATCTGGCGGCGATTGACCAGCGCGGCAGTTTCGGTGGAAGTCTGACCGATAGCGTCAGGGAATTCAAACGGACATTGATTCTCAAGACTCTCGATCGCAATAAGCAAAATATCAGCGCCGCCGCCCGCGAACTCTCCATGGACCCGTCAAATCTCCGGAAGCTGATGAAAGACCTTCAGATTCAATTAGGTTGATTTTACCCGACAAAAACTTCGTTTTTTTGGTGATTTATACCTGTCGCTAATTTATGACTGTTTTGTGGTTTCGATAAGTGCTGCTGCGACAACGTCTTGCGTATCTCACGAGAACCTCTCTGTTGGCATGGTATTTGTTTATATCTGTAAGTGGGTGGACCGCAAAACAACAGGTACCAAAGCGGCTTTGTCTGGTTTGGTCT contains these protein-coding regions:
- a CDS encoding sigma-54 dependent transcriptional regulator, which gives rise to MNYKAAMDKPGRILVVDDDPLVLEALDQTFSDEYQVVTASSANEAIQIITSDGAIETVVLDIKMAKMDGLQAASKIKEIDPELPIIFHTGYPGDYSEDDIEKGHRPFDYVGKNERPFRLKRAVKNAISFYRLKSGHSDLVAIARDDYGMVGRSAAMLDVFRTIEKIGPTDNKVMILGPTGTGKELVARAIHRKSKRAENPLAIFNCNHKAPDLVESELFGHLRGSFTGAVADRIGMFEFADNGTVFLDEIGDLDITTQAKILRVLETGEMQRIGSPQVVKVDVRLICATHHDLPTRVMEKTFREDLYYRLKGVTIKLPALKERREDIPELIDFFSKRYCRRIGSGLKIFEPSARDFLIEYDWPGNVRQLLDTIQSLIDLSASYYITRKEVERYLAAIDQRGSFGGSLTDSVREFKRTLILKTLDRNKQNISAAARELSMDPSNLRKLMKDLQIQLG